A genomic window from Streptococcus sanguinis includes:
- a CDS encoding zinc-binding dehydrogenase → MKLAVYTKAGQVGLTEIDRPQIIEADDAIIRIVRTCVCGSDLWRYRSPDIEAGHQNSGHEAIGIVEEIGDAVTTVKPGDFVIAPFTHGCGQCDACRAGFDGTCDSHIGNNWSDGVQAEYMRFEFANWALIKIPGQPSDYTEGMLKSLLTLADVMPTGYHAARVADVKPGDKVVVIGDGAVGQCAVIAAKMRGASQIVLMSRHEDRQKMALESGATAVVAERGEEGIAKVREILGGGADAALECVGTEAAVDQALGVLHNGGRLGFVGVPHYNNRALGSTFAQNITVAGGAASVTTYDKQILLKAVLDGDINPGKVFTSEYRLDDIDQAYRDMDERKTIKSMIVFD, encoded by the coding sequence ATGAAATTGGCAGTTTATACAAAAGCTGGTCAAGTTGGACTGACTGAGATTGATCGTCCGCAAATCATTGAGGCAGATGATGCCATTATTCGGATTGTTCGGACCTGTGTCTGTGGCTCTGACCTATGGCGCTACCGCAGTCCAGATATTGAAGCAGGCCATCAAAATAGTGGGCATGAAGCGATTGGAATTGTCGAAGAAATTGGAGATGCAGTGACAACTGTAAAACCTGGCGATTTTGTTATTGCGCCATTTACTCATGGATGCGGGCAATGTGATGCCTGCCGAGCAGGATTTGATGGCACCTGTGATTCTCATATTGGTAACAACTGGTCAGACGGGGTACAAGCAGAATATATGCGCTTCGAATTTGCTAACTGGGCTCTTATCAAAATTCCGGGTCAGCCTTCTGATTATACGGAAGGAATGCTCAAATCACTCTTGACACTGGCTGATGTCATGCCAACTGGTTATCATGCTGCACGAGTGGCAGATGTTAAGCCTGGTGATAAGGTGGTCGTGATTGGTGACGGAGCTGTTGGACAATGCGCTGTTATTGCGGCTAAAATGCGTGGTGCTTCCCAAATCGTTCTCATGAGCCGTCATGAAGATCGACAAAAGATGGCTTTAGAGTCAGGTGCGACAGCTGTTGTTGCAGAACGCGGCGAAGAAGGAATTGCCAAAGTACGTGAGATTCTAGGTGGCGGGGCAGATGCAGCTTTGGAATGTGTTGGAACAGAAGCAGCTGTTGATCAAGCTCTGGGAGTCCTTCACAACGGTGGTCGCTTAGGCTTTGTCGGTGTGCCTCACTATAATAACCGAGCTCTTGGTTCTACCTTTGCTCAAAATATTACAGTGGCAGGCGGTGCGGCCTCTGTCACGACTTACGACAAGCAAATCTTGCTCAAGGCAGTTCTTGATGGTGATATTAATCCAGGCAAGGTCTTTACAAGTGAGTACAGACTGGATGATATTGACCAAGCTTATAGGGACATGGATGAACGCAAGACTATTAAGTCCATGATTGTCTTTGATTAG
- a CDS encoding ABC transporter ATP-binding protein, whose product MSIIELKGVTKEYGQGHTLVQALKPTDFQLEAGQFVAIIGPSGSGKTTFLTLLGHLQTPSKGQIFLHGKDTSQLKEKERAALRFNDFGFILQASNLIPFLKIEDQFQLIDRLSKKERTDLDSLIELLDLKGTLKQYPKELSGGERQRAAIARALYNSPDIILADEPTASLDTERAKRVVHLLKEVTQKFHKSVVMITHDTRLLDEVDKVYEMQDGVLTQVR is encoded by the coding sequence ATGTCAATCATAGAACTAAAAGGGGTTACAAAAGAATATGGCCAGGGTCATACGCTGGTCCAAGCCCTGAAACCAACTGATTTCCAACTTGAAGCGGGGCAGTTTGTAGCTATTATTGGGCCGTCAGGCTCGGGTAAAACAACCTTTCTGACCTTGCTTGGCCATTTGCAAACTCCCTCAAAAGGACAGATTTTCCTGCATGGGAAAGATACCTCCCAGCTCAAGGAAAAGGAACGGGCAGCTCTACGCTTCAATGATTTCGGCTTCATTTTGCAGGCTTCCAATCTCATTCCTTTTTTGAAAATCGAAGACCAGTTCCAGCTGATTGACCGCTTATCTAAAAAGGAAAGAACGGATCTAGACAGTCTGATTGAGTTGCTGGATCTAAAAGGAACACTCAAGCAGTATCCCAAAGAATTGTCTGGTGGGGAACGGCAGAGAGCTGCTATCGCTAGAGCGCTTTACAATAGCCCAGATATTATCTTGGCTGATGAGCCGACAGCTAGTCTGGATACAGAGCGGGCCAAGCGCGTGGTCCATTTGCTCAAAGAGGTGACCCAGAAATTCCATAAGAGCGTGGTCATGATTACCCATGATACCCGCCTGCTGGACGAGGTTGACAAGGTTTATGAGATGCAAGACGGAGTGCTGACTCAAGTTCGATAA
- a CDS encoding phenylalanine--tRNA ligase subunit beta, whose amino-acid sequence MLVSYKWLKELVDIDVASTELAEKMSTTGIEVEGVTSPAAGLSKIVVGEVVSCEDVPDTHLHVCQVNVGEEENRQIVCGAPNIRAGIKVMVALPGARIADNYKIKKGKIRGLESLGMICSLGELGISDSVVPKEFADGIQILPEEAVPGEEVFSYLDLDDEIIELSITPNRADALSMRGVAHEVAAIYDKSVHSKDFPLVENEKQAADSLSVALETEKAPYYAARILENVTIAPSPQWLQNLLMNEGIRPINNVVDVTNYILLYFGQPMHAFDLDTFEGDQIVVREARAGEKLVTLDGEERELEVSDLVITVADKPVALAGVMGGAATEISGQSTRVVLEAAVFDGKSIRKTSGRLNLRSESSSRFEKGINVATVNEALDAAASMIADLAGATVQAGIVSAGSLDTSDVEVVSSLADVNRVLGTDLLYTDIVDVFRRLGFGLSGNAEQFTVSVPRRRWDISIEADLYEEIARIYGYDKLPASLPKDDGTAGELTATQQLRRQVRTLAEGAGLTEIITYALTTPEKAVEFTLNPSNLTELMWPMTVERSVLRQNMVSGILDSLAYNVARKNKNLALYEIGKVFEQTGNPKEELPNEINSFAFALTGLVNEKNFQTKPVAVDFFYAKGVVEALFAKLGLTAEYAASNQIKSLHPGRTALISINGQPVGFVGQVHPATAKAYDIPETYVAELNLSAIEEQLQPAQPFTEITKFPAVSRDVALLLKAEITHQEVLDAIQAAGVKRLTDIKLFDIFSGDKLGVGLKSMAYSLTFQNPEASLTDEEVAKYMEKIQKSLTEKLGAEVR is encoded by the coding sequence ATGCTAGTAAGTTATAAGTGGTTAAAAGAGTTAGTAGACATTGATGTTGCGAGCACTGAGCTGGCTGAGAAAATGTCAACGACAGGAATTGAGGTGGAAGGTGTGACATCACCAGCCGCTGGCCTGTCAAAAATTGTCGTTGGTGAGGTGGTATCGTGTGAGGATGTTCCTGATACCCACCTGCATGTTTGTCAAGTCAATGTCGGAGAAGAGGAGAACCGTCAGATTGTCTGCGGTGCTCCAAATATTCGCGCAGGCATCAAGGTCATGGTGGCTCTGCCGGGTGCTCGCATTGCCGACAATTATAAGATTAAAAAAGGGAAAATCCGTGGCTTGGAGTCACTGGGCATGATCTGCTCTCTGGGTGAGCTGGGTATTTCTGATTCTGTTGTGCCAAAGGAATTTGCGGATGGCATTCAAATCCTGCCTGAAGAAGCAGTGCCAGGTGAGGAAGTCTTCTCTTATCTGGACTTGGACGATGAGATTATCGAGCTTTCTATCACCCCAAACCGGGCAGATGCTCTGTCTATGCGTGGGGTGGCTCATGAAGTGGCTGCAATCTATGACAAATCAGTACATTCCAAAGATTTTCCGCTGGTGGAAAATGAGAAGCAGGCAGCTGACAGTCTTTCAGTAGCCCTTGAGACAGAGAAAGCCCCTTATTACGCAGCTCGTATCTTGGAAAATGTCACCATTGCACCAAGTCCTCAGTGGTTGCAAAATCTCCTCATGAACGAAGGAATCCGTCCGATTAACAATGTAGTGGACGTGACCAACTACATCCTGCTCTACTTTGGTCAGCCTATGCATGCTTTTGATTTGGATACTTTTGAGGGTGACCAGATTGTCGTGCGGGAAGCGCGTGCTGGTGAAAAACTGGTGACACTGGACGGCGAAGAGCGCGAGCTGGAAGTTAGCGACCTAGTCATTACTGTGGCAGATAAGCCAGTGGCTTTGGCTGGTGTCATGGGCGGAGCAGCGACTGAAATCTCTGGCCAGTCCACTCGTGTTGTTCTGGAGGCGGCTGTTTTTGATGGTAAATCAATCCGCAAGACCAGCGGTCGACTTAACCTTCGTTCTGAATCATCTTCCCGCTTTGAAAAAGGCATCAATGTAGCAACTGTCAATGAAGCTTTGGACGCGGCAGCAAGTATGATTGCGGACTTGGCAGGTGCAACTGTTCAGGCTGGGATCGTATCCGCTGGTAGCTTAGACACTAGTGATGTAGAAGTAGTGTCTAGTCTCGCGGATGTCAACCGTGTGCTGGGAACAGACTTGCTTTATACAGATATTGTGGATGTCTTCCGCAGACTTGGCTTTGGCTTGTCAGGAAATGCTGAACAGTTCACTGTCAGTGTCCCTCGCCGTCGTTGGGATATTTCAATTGAAGCGGACCTCTATGAAGAAATTGCCCGCATTTACGGCTATGACAAATTACCAGCTAGCCTGCCAAAAGATGACGGGACTGCTGGTGAATTGACTGCAACGCAGCAACTGCGCCGTCAAGTACGGACCTTAGCAGAAGGAGCTGGGCTGACAGAAATCATCACCTATGCGCTGACGACGCCAGAAAAAGCGGTTGAGTTTACTCTCAATCCTAGCAACTTGACTGAGCTCATGTGGCCCATGACAGTGGAGCGCTCCGTTCTTCGTCAGAACATGGTTTCTGGCATTTTGGACTCCCTAGCCTACAATGTAGCTCGTAAAAATAAGAATCTAGCTCTCTATGAGATTGGAAAAGTCTTTGAGCAGACCGGTAATCCTAAGGAAGAACTGCCAAATGAAATCAATAGCTTTGCCTTTGCTTTGACAGGTCTGGTTAATGAAAAAAACTTCCAGACCAAGCCAGTAGCAGTTGATTTCTTCTATGCTAAGGGTGTAGTGGAAGCACTCTTTGCTAAGTTGGGCTTGACAGCTGAATACGCGGCTAGCAACCAGATTAAGAGTTTGCATCCTGGTCGGACTGCTTTAATCTCTATCAATGGCCAGCCTGTCGGCTTTGTCGGCCAAGTCCATCCTGCGACAGCCAAGGCTTACGATATTCCTGAAACTTATGTGGCTGAGCTCAATCTGTCTGCTATCGAAGAGCAGCTCCAGCCAGCACAGCCATTTACAGAAATCACTAAATTCCCAGCTGTCAGCCGGGATGTGGCCCTCTTGCTCAAAGCAGAAATCACTCACCAAGAGGTTCTTGATGCAATACAAGCAGCTGGTGTTAAGCGCTTGACAGATATTAAGCTCTTTGATATCTTCTCTGGGGACAAGCTGGGTGTCGGCCTTAAATCCATGGCCTACAGCCTGACTTTCCAAAATCCAGAAGCTAGCCTGACTGACGAAGAAGTGGCTAAATACATGGAAAAAATCCAAAAATCTCTGACCGAAAAACTTGGTGCAGAAGTTCGCTAA
- a CDS encoding cobalamin-independent methionine synthase II family protein codes for MKVRNLMTKSKFQLVGSLLRPENLRQYKTEIEHRDDIQYPFYDSFPGYHETETADIKEIVAEQKSKGIDILTDGEYSKSMWHLDFVWGLKGIERYIADHGYTFKDHDGGQYETRKDIGIRITAPLSGKNHHFIEIYKLVKEEAAGEDTKLTVWGPAHAYTELAVFDRLAGPGQVYETNEDLKKGLIQAYKEFLDDYKAAGGQIIQFDDCLWELFDESNPASFYTEGNASLADLADEFVAINNEVVDYAHELGLTVWTHNCRGNYESRSAAEGTYEAIAEKFLRDQHYDRYFLEWDSDVAGDVSALAALKDKNAEVVLGLLSSKTTGLDDEKRVLDLLEKAATVLPKERLLLSHQCGFASCDSGNELTIEQQWAKIKQGQAIAQKFWG; via the coding sequence ATGAAAGTGAGAAATCTTATGACAAAATCAAAATTTCAACTGGTTGGTTCACTTCTGCGCCCAGAAAATCTGCGCCAGTATAAAACAGAAATTGAGCACCGCGATGATATTCAATACCCCTTCTACGACAGCTTTCCAGGCTACCATGAGACGGAGACTGCTGACATCAAGGAGATTGTTGCTGAGCAAAAGTCTAAGGGAATTGACATCCTGACGGATGGGGAATACTCCAAGTCTATGTGGCATCTGGACTTTGTCTGGGGACTTAAGGGAATCGAGCGCTACATTGCTGACCACGGCTATACCTTCAAGGACCACGACGGCGGGCAATATGAGACTCGGAAAGATATTGGTATCCGCATCACAGCACCACTCTCTGGTAAAAATCATCACTTCATTGAGATTTATAAGCTTGTCAAGGAAGAGGCTGCTGGTGAAGATACCAAGCTGACTGTCTGGGGACCTGCCCATGCTTATACTGAGTTAGCCGTCTTTGACCGCTTGGCTGGACCAGGACAAGTTTATGAGACCAATGAAGACTTGAAAAAAGGCTTGATTCAAGCTTATAAGGAATTTTTGGACGACTATAAGGCTGCTGGCGGACAGATTATCCAGTTTGACGACTGCCTCTGGGAACTCTTTGACGAGTCCAACCCTGCTAGCTTCTATACAGAGGGCAATGCCAGTCTGGCTGACCTGGCAGACGAGTTTGTCGCTATTAATAACGAAGTCGTAGACTACGCTCATGAGCTAGGACTGACTGTCTGGACCCACAACTGCCGTGGCAACTACGAAAGCCGCTCTGCTGCTGAGGGTACCTACGAAGCTATCGCGGAAAAATTCCTGCGCGACCAACACTATGATCGCTACTTCCTAGAGTGGGACAGCGATGTAGCTGGTGATGTATCAGCTCTAGCAGCTTTGAAGGACAAGAATGCGGAAGTCGTTTTAGGACTGCTCTCCAGTAAGACGACGGGCTTGGATGACGAAAAGCGTGTCCTAGACCTGCTCGAGAAAGCAGCAACCGTTCTACCGAAAGAGCGTCTCCTACTCTCCCACCAATGTGGCTTCGCCTCTTGTGACTCTGGAAACGAACTCACCATTGAGCAACAATGGGCAAAAATCAAACAAGGCCAAGCAATCGCCCAAAAATTCTGGGGATAA
- a CDS encoding GNAT family N-acetyltransferase, with protein sequence MIHYKTNPQLDFAAVLDLYDSVNWSNYTNRPQQLEQAFHQSLFVMAAYDDEELVGLIRAVGDGLTIVFIQDLLVYPHYQRQGIGRSLLQETLESFKDVYQIQLATEQSDKNLAFYQELGFRRQEDFDCTGMIYAPNKK encoded by the coding sequence ATGATTCATTATAAAACAAATCCTCAGCTGGATTTTGCGGCAGTGCTAGACCTCTATGATTCGGTTAATTGGAGCAATTACACTAATCGACCTCAGCAGTTAGAGCAAGCCTTCCATCAGTCCTTGTTTGTGATGGCGGCCTATGACGATGAGGAGTTGGTTGGTTTGATTCGAGCAGTCGGGGATGGACTTACCATTGTCTTCATTCAGGATTTGTTGGTGTATCCACACTACCAGCGTCAAGGGATTGGTCGAAGCCTTCTTCAGGAGACTCTGGAAAGTTTTAAAGATGTTTACCAAATCCAGCTGGCGACGGAGCAGTCAGATAAAAATCTAGCGTTTTATCAAGAGCTCGGCTTTCGCCGACAGGAAGATTTCGATTGTACAGGCATGATTTATGCACCTAATAAAAAGTAA
- a CDS encoding ABC transporter permease, giving the protein MSMRAFIFAKRNFKEIMRDYVSSLMGIGFPVFLIIALSLMKQSLKGMPAIFSIENFAPSMMVFGASWLTIFVGSLMATDRNSSFLMRLLSTPLRSVDYILGYSIPVLPLALLQGIASFATAMIFGLSLNLGTFYVLLVLIPVALFFISLGLLLGSAFSSSNAVSGFGTILVNATVFLSGAVLPIEMIGGGFEAFCNALPFVHAAKAVQLALAQDLNSILPHLFWVLIYAFLFFIPSVWIFKKRMKG; this is encoded by the coding sequence ATTAGCATGAGAGCCTTCATTTTTGCAAAGCGCAATTTCAAAGAAATCATGCGTGATTATGTCAGCAGTCTGATGGGAATTGGTTTTCCTGTCTTTCTGATTATCGCCCTGTCCCTTATGAAACAGAGCCTCAAAGGGATGCCAGCTATCTTTTCCATTGAAAATTTTGCTCCTAGTATGATGGTATTTGGTGCTTCTTGGCTAACTATTTTTGTTGGCAGTTTAATGGCCACGGATCGCAACAGTTCTTTTCTCATGCGTCTCCTATCTACACCGCTTAGAAGTGTGGATTATATCTTAGGATATTCGATTCCAGTTCTGCCTCTGGCTCTTTTACAGGGCATAGCTAGTTTTGCAACTGCAATGATTTTTGGCTTATCCTTAAATCTGGGAACTTTTTATGTCCTCTTGGTTTTGATCCCAGTAGCTCTGTTCTTTATTTCCTTAGGCTTGCTTTTAGGCTCAGCTTTCTCTAGCAGTAATGCAGTCAGTGGTTTTGGAACTATTCTTGTCAATGCCACGGTTTTTCTCAGTGGAGCAGTGCTTCCGATTGAGATGATAGGAGGTGGCTTTGAAGCATTTTGCAATGCCTTGCCATTTGTCCATGCAGCAAAGGCTGTTCAGTTGGCATTGGCTCAAGATTTGAATTCGATTTTGCCTCATCTGTTTTGGGTTCTGATCTATGCTTTCCTATTCTTTATCCCTTCTGTCTGGATTTTCAAAAAGAGGATGAAAGGCTAA
- a CDS encoding TetR/AcrR family transcriptional regulator — MKKETDELNEKILESARSEFLAYGYQDASLRRICRAAGLTTGALYKRYESKDSLFTALLEPTLTALDQYGQEQKRRDYAFLEEGHLSDMWGHRLEDLQSLMRILYEHKDIMQLLLFKSQGSSQADFRMRLPHLAADETYRYLDLAYKEGKINYLVKHEFLRSCMTAYYTAVFEPLAQDWPQEQALEFCHSIMDLFDWGGLLGF; from the coding sequence ATGAAAAAAGAAACAGATGAGTTAAACGAAAAAATCTTGGAAAGCGCAAGGAGTGAGTTCTTGGCTTATGGCTATCAGGATGCTTCACTGCGGAGAATTTGTCGCGCTGCTGGCTTGACGACTGGGGCACTTTATAAGCGCTATGAGAGTAAGGACAGTCTCTTTACTGCTCTGCTTGAGCCTACTCTGACAGCCTTAGACCAGTATGGACAAGAGCAGAAGCGACGTGACTATGCTTTCCTAGAAGAGGGACACCTGTCTGATATGTGGGGGCATCGCTTAGAGGATCTCCAGTCCCTGATGCGGATTCTCTATGAGCATAAGGATATTATGCAGCTCTTGCTCTTTAAATCTCAGGGTTCTTCGCAAGCGGACTTCAGGATGCGTCTGCCTCATTTGGCTGCAGACGAGACTTATCGCTATTTGGATCTGGCTTACAAAGAGGGGAAAATCAATTATCTGGTCAAACACGAGTTTCTGCGATCGTGCATGACAGCTTATTACACAGCTGTATTTGAGCCCTTGGCTCAAGACTGGCCCCAAGAGCAGGCGCTGGAATTTTGCCATTCCATCATGGACTTGTTTGACTGGGGAGGTTTGCTAGGTTTTTGA
- a CDS encoding DUF1722 domain-containing protein, with translation MENSNQISQCQTLWARNKYLVLSHSSKIYLDIRQYLKSDSVEAAHVQDLIDQAIALPENRGQVSNAFQHVWGYFKKKASTTEKEDFMYLLLRYQSGQAEQKDLVRAVKDLLVKYPNPYLQQSTLLFGDEA, from the coding sequence ATGGAAAATTCAAACCAAATCTCCCAATGTCAGACTCTTTGGGCTAGAAATAAATATCTGGTTCTCAGTCATTCCAGTAAGATCTATCTGGATATCCGCCAATATCTAAAAAGTGACTCGGTGGAAGCAGCACATGTTCAAGACTTGATTGATCAGGCGATAGCCCTGCCTGAAAATCGCGGTCAGGTCAGCAATGCCTTTCAGCATGTTTGGGGCTATTTTAAGAAAAAAGCCAGTACGACTGAAAAAGAAGATTTTATGTATCTTTTGCTTCGTTACCAATCCGGCCAGGCTGAGCAAAAAGACTTGGTAAGAGCTGTAAAGGACCTGCTAGTCAAGTATCCCAATCCTTATCTGCAGCAGTCGACTTTGTTATTTGGGGATGAAGCATGA
- a CDS encoding GNAT family N-acetyltransferase codes for MPIRKAQVSDIPALQELLQQILLVHHQARPDIFKAKGSKFSNEELEKILGQESTPIFVFENETGDVLGHLFCSIKQPVSPVLNPIKTLFIEDLCVDEKARGQKVGEQLYRFAEDYARKIGCYNLTLNVWNDNVGALRFYERLGLQAQETVMEKIL; via the coding sequence ATGCCAATCAGAAAAGCTCAAGTCAGCGATATTCCTGCACTACAAGAACTCCTCCAGCAAATCCTGCTTGTCCATCATCAAGCTCGGCCGGATATTTTCAAGGCCAAAGGCAGTAAGTTTAGCAATGAAGAGCTAGAGAAGATTCTGGGACAAGAGTCCACCCCTATTTTCGTCTTTGAGAATGAAACTGGAGACGTCCTGGGCCATCTCTTCTGCTCCATCAAGCAGCCTGTCAGTCCGGTACTCAATCCCATCAAGACACTTTTTATTGAGGATTTATGTGTAGATGAGAAAGCCAGAGGGCAAAAGGTTGGCGAGCAGCTTTACCGCTTTGCGGAAGACTATGCTCGGAAAATCGGCTGCTATAATCTGACTCTCAATGTTTGGAACGACAATGTCGGAGCCCTGCGTTTCTATGAGCGATTAGGGCTTCAGGCTCAGGAAACTGTGATGGAGAAGATACTTTGA
- the pheS gene encoding phenylalanine--tRNA ligase subunit alpha — translation MTKTIEEQLKSLREETLASLKQLKAENQKELQDLRVAVLGKKGSLTEVLKGMKDISAEMRPIIGKHVNEARDILTAAFEKAAQEMEEQLVALKLAEESLDVTLPGRQIPVGNRHILSQTSEEIEDIFIGMGYQVVDGFEVEKDYYNFERMNLPKDHPARDMQDTFYITEEILLRTHTSPVQARAMDAHDFSKGPLKMISPGRVFRRDTDDATHSHQFHQIEGLVVGENISMANLQGTLQLIVQKMFGEDRSIRLRPSYFPFTEPSVEVDVSCFKCGGAGCNVCKKTGWIEIMGAGMVHPRVLEMSGIDAEKYSGFAFGLGQERVAMLRYGINDIRGFYQGDIRFSQQF, via the coding sequence ATGACGAAAACGATTGAAGAACAACTGAAAAGCCTGCGTGAAGAGACTCTAGCTTCTCTCAAGCAGCTCAAGGCTGAGAATCAAAAGGAACTGCAGGACTTGCGTGTAGCAGTCTTGGGTAAGAAGGGTTCGCTGACTGAAGTCCTGAAAGGAATGAAGGATATCTCAGCTGAAATGCGGCCGATTATCGGAAAGCACGTCAATGAAGCGCGTGATATCCTGACAGCAGCCTTTGAGAAGGCTGCTCAAGAGATGGAAGAGCAATTAGTAGCTCTGAAACTGGCTGAGGAATCCTTAGATGTGACCCTGCCAGGCCGTCAAATTCCGGTTGGGAACCGTCATATTCTTAGCCAAACTAGTGAAGAAATTGAAGATATCTTCATCGGGATGGGCTATCAGGTCGTGGACGGCTTTGAAGTGGAAAAGGACTATTACAACTTTGAGCGGATGAATCTGCCTAAGGACCACCCAGCACGGGATATGCAGGACACTTTCTACATTACAGAGGAGATTCTGCTCAGAACCCACACCAGTCCGGTACAGGCGCGAGCTATGGACGCTCATGACTTTTCTAAAGGGCCACTCAAGATGATCTCACCAGGACGTGTCTTCCGTCGGGATACTGATGATGCGACTCACTCCCACCAGTTCCATCAGATTGAAGGCTTGGTAGTTGGAGAAAATATTTCCATGGCAAACCTGCAAGGAACGCTGCAGCTGATCGTCCAGAAGATGTTTGGCGAAGATCGCAGTATCCGTCTGCGTCCGTCTTACTTCCCATTCACAGAGCCGTCTGTTGAAGTGGATGTTTCCTGCTTTAAGTGTGGCGGTGCCGGCTGTAATGTCTGCAAGAAGACTGGCTGGATTGAGATTATGGGAGCTGGTATGGTGCATCCGCGCGTGTTGGAAATGAGCGGCATTGATGCAGAGAAATACTCTGGATTTGCCTTTGGTCTTGGCCAAGAGCGGGTAGCTATGCTCCGCTACGGCATCAACGACATTCGTGGATTCTACCAAGGAGATATTCGTTTTTCTCAGCAGTTTTAA
- a CDS encoding ABC transporter permease, with translation MVAVVFLITYMVFFLSSLSVGLARLNRLALDQWQAESIVLSEYANKNLIASTLKEEEYSRLLQGDSIAALGQTSAVANYEDGTDKLNAQVFGLSWDSFLAPDIIEGRPAENAYEVIADKRLQQKGVKLGDQLQLNGSERLYQVVGFTEDNSFFTQPVIFMALDDFRELKYGSSQVKNISALVVKDSQKIEEAGLSQLSMSDFIENIPGYQPQVLTFSFMIGAMVLITFLVLGIFMYIITIQKTHLYGIMRAQGIASGKIIASIFWQIFILSTLGISLAVLALLGTQLVLPASMPFYSDWRAYAGLIVLIVFMSLAGGLLSIHRVLKIDPITAIGGE, from the coding sequence GTGGTTGCTGTGGTCTTTCTCATTACCTATATGGTTTTCTTTTTATCTAGTCTTTCCGTCGGTTTGGCTAGGCTCAATCGCTTGGCTTTGGACCAATGGCAGGCTGAGTCGATTGTTTTGTCGGAGTACGCCAATAAGAATCTAATAGCTTCGACTCTCAAGGAAGAGGAATACAGCCGCCTGCTTCAAGGGGACTCAATCGCTGCTTTGGGACAAACGTCAGCAGTGGCCAATTATGAAGATGGAACTGATAAACTCAATGCTCAGGTTTTTGGTCTCTCTTGGGATAGTTTTCTAGCGCCTGACATTATTGAGGGACGTCCTGCTGAGAATGCTTATGAAGTTATTGCGGATAAGCGTCTCCAGCAAAAAGGTGTGAAGCTAGGCGACCAACTCCAGCTCAATGGCAGTGAGCGCCTCTATCAGGTTGTTGGCTTCACAGAGGATAATAGCTTCTTTACGCAACCTGTAATTTTTATGGCTCTAGATGATTTCAGGGAATTAAAGTACGGCTCTAGTCAGGTTAAGAATATCAGTGCACTTGTGGTCAAGGATAGTCAGAAGATTGAAGAAGCTGGCCTGAGTCAGCTCTCTATGAGTGATTTTATAGAAAATATCCCTGGCTATCAGCCTCAGGTACTGACTTTTTCCTTTATGATTGGGGCCATGGTTCTGATTACATTTTTGGTATTGGGCATTTTCATGTACATCATTACCATCCAAAAGACCCATCTTTACGGTATTATGCGCGCCCAAGGAATTGCCAGTGGGAAGATTATTGCTTCTATTTTTTGGCAGATTTTCATCCTGTCCACTCTGGGAATCAGCTTAGCTGTCTTGGCTCTCTTGGGAACTCAGCTAGTCTTGCCGGCTTCTATGCCTTTTTACAGTGACTGGAGAGCCTATGCTGGATTGATTGTCCTGATTGTTTTTATGTCACTTGCTGGCGGCCTCTTGTCCATTCATCGGGTTCTGAAAATTGACCCTATCACAGCAATCGGAGGTGAGTAA
- a CDS encoding TetR/AcrR family transcriptional regulator: protein MYEKKIRKTEKQIETSLLQLMKEQTFETISIRQLIDLAEVNRSTFYRHYLDKYDLLEKIEDRLLGDLEVYYQEALESACLFKLEKDFKVEDYIHEKQNLFHFFEPYLEDLAILLGPNGSPTSSRRLQEALREIFSQSISLADPHLEEIEADLLLNHQAASFMGTLTYWLAHPCYQVQQMSDFHTRVTAVGLAGFVREHMQGD from the coding sequence ATGTATGAGAAAAAAATAAGAAAGACAGAGAAGCAGATAGAGACTAGCTTGCTGCAGCTGATGAAAGAGCAGACTTTTGAGACTATCAGTATTCGTCAGCTTATTGATTTGGCAGAGGTGAATCGCAGTACTTTTTATCGGCATTATCTGGATAAATATGATTTGCTGGAGAAGATAGAAGACCGCTTGCTAGGTGATTTGGAGGTCTATTATCAAGAGGCTCTAGAATCTGCCTGCTTGTTCAAGTTAGAAAAGGATTTTAAAGTGGAAGACTATATCCATGAGAAACAAAACCTTTTTCATTTTTTTGAGCCTTACTTGGAAGACTTGGCCATTCTTTTGGGTCCAAATGGCAGTCCAACTAGTTCGCGGCGGTTGCAGGAAGCTCTGAGGGAGATTTTCTCGCAGAGTATTTCCTTGGCTGATCCACATTTAGAGGAGATAGAAGCGGATTTGCTCCTGAATCATCAAGCCGCGTCCTTTATGGGAACTCTGACTTACTGGCTGGCTCATCCTTGTTATCAGGTTCAGCAAATGAGTGATTTTCATACTAGAGTGACCGCTGTTGGTTTAGCAGGTTTTGTCAGAGAGCATATGCAGGGGGATTGA